From Micromonospora auratinigra:
CGCTCCGGGTTGACGCAGTTGACCCGGACGCCGAACTCGGCCCACTCGTCGGCCAGCGCCTGGGTCAGGTTGACCAGGGCGGCCTTGGTGGCGGAGTAGAGCGCGTACTGGGCCCGACCCCGGGTGTACGAGCTGGAGGTGTAGAGCAGCAGCTGGCCCTTGGTCTGCTGCAGGTACGGCAGCGACTGCCGGGCGGCGATGACCGGGCCGACGAAGTTGACCTGGAGGACCCGGTCCATCGTCTCCTCGTCCATCTCGGCCAGCGCGCCCTTCTCCAGGATGCCGGCGGTGACCACCACGTAGTCGATCCGGCCGGTGGCCTCGAAGGCGCTCTTCAGCGCGGCCTCGACGTCCTGGGCGCGCTCGACGTGGGTGCCGGTGCTGGAGCGGCTGAACGGGAAGACCTGCGCGCCGAAGCCCCGCGCCAGTTCGGCCAGGTCGTGGCCGATGCCGTAGCTACCACCGAAGATGACCACGGTACGGCCGGCCAGCTCCTCGGTGTAGCTGCGGTGGTCGCTGAGCCGGGGCGCCTGGGCGGCGGCGAGCTGGAAGAGCTTGTCGGCCAGGTGCACGTCGACCGGGTGGGTGACCTTGATGTTCTCGTCCGAGCCGTCGATCACCTTGATCGGCGTGCCGGGCAGGTAGCGCAGCACCACGCCGCAGTCGTCGGTGGCGGCGAAGTTCGGGTCGCCCTCGGCCAGCCGGTACGCCTCGCGGATGGTGCCGGAGCGGAACGCCTGCGGGGTCTGGCCACGACGCAGGGTGGACCGGACCGGGATGTCGACGATGCACTCGTCCTCGTCGACCTGGATGATCGTGTCGGCGGAGGGGATCGCCACGTCGACCGCCGAGTACGTCCAGAGCGCGTTCACGCACTCCCGGACGATCCGGGCGCTGACCAGCGGGCGGACCGCGTCGTGGAAGAGGATGTTGACGTCGCCCTCGCCGACCGCGTCCAGCGCGATGCGGGTGGTGGCGTTGCGGGTGTCGCCCCCCTCGATCACCTTGCTGACCTTGCGCAGGCCGGCCTTGTCGACGATCTGCTGGGCGTCGGCCACGTGACCGGTCGCCATCAGCACGATGATCTCGTCGATCTCGGGGGCGGCCTCGAAGACGGCCAGGGTGTGCTCGATGATCGGCTTACCGGCGATCTTCAGCAGCTGCTTCGGGATGCCCAGCCCCAGCCGGGTCCCGGTGCCGCCGGCCAGTACCACCGCCACCGTCCGCGAGGGCCGCCACGGTGTCGCCGCCGCTGCCACGGCGTCCGGGCTGGTGGTGTGGTCCTGCGTCATTGCCGATCCTCACTCTCAACGATTGCCCAACGGTGTCCGACGGCCGCCGGGCGACCGGTGAACCCTAACGTGTCCGTACGGGTGGCCCGCACCGGTGACGGCGCCGGTCGGTGCCGGTGCGTCACCTGCGGG
This genomic window contains:
- a CDS encoding bifunctional cytidylyltransferase/SDR family oxidoreductase, translating into MTQDHTTSPDAVAAAATPWRPSRTVAVVLAGGTGTRLGLGIPKQLLKIAGKPIIEHTLAVFEAAPEIDEIIVLMATGHVADAQQIVDKAGLRKVSKVIEGGDTRNATTRIALDAVGEGDVNILFHDAVRPLVSARIVRECVNALWTYSAVDVAIPSADTIIQVDEDECIVDIPVRSTLRRGQTPQAFRSGTIREAYRLAEGDPNFAATDDCGVVLRYLPGTPIKVIDGSDENIKVTHPVDVHLADKLFQLAAAQAPRLSDHRSYTEELAGRTVVIFGGSYGIGHDLAELARGFGAQVFPFSRSSTGTHVERAQDVEAALKSAFEATGRIDYVVVTAGILEKGALAEMDEETMDRVLQVNFVGPVIAARQSLPYLQQTKGQLLLYTSSSYTRGRAQYALYSATKAALVNLTQALADEWAEFGVRVNCVNPERTATPMRTKAFGEEPEHTLLSAEAVAQASLDVLISELTGQVIDVRRAPGEPVVAVPAQPGTPAADELASGVDAG